A genomic region of Alnus glutinosa chromosome 11, dhAlnGlut1.1, whole genome shotgun sequence contains the following coding sequences:
- the LOC133881918 gene encoding mediator of RNA polymerase II transcription subunit 32 has protein sequence MDNMVDSLNSAYQDFVAAAANVLEAKEISSAQKIAATDAALENFKQRWELFRVACDHAEEFVESVKQRIGSECLVDEATGSLAGKSGQAVTTGLPPISAVRLEQMSKAVRWLVIELQHGSGTAAGSAHSHHSAPFDARFSEDAAQ, from the coding sequence ATGGACAACATGGTAGATTCTCTGAACAGTGCATATCAGGACTTTGTTGCTGCTGCAGCTAATGTGCTCGAAGCCAAGGAGATTTCCAGCGCCCAGAAAATAGCTGCTACAGATGCTGCTCTAGAAAACTTTAAGCAGAGATGGGAGTTGTTCAGAGTGGCTTGTGACCATGCAGAGGAGTTTGTGGAGTCTGTGAAGCAAAGGATAGGATCAGAGTGCCTCGTGGATGAAGCAACTGGGTCACTAGCTGGGAAGTCAGGTCAGGCTGTCACTACTGGTCTTCCACCCATTAGTGCAGTCCGGTTGGAACAGATGAGTAAGGCTGTCAGATGGCTTGTGATTGAACTACAGCATGGTTCTGGAACTGCTGCTGGTTCAGCCCATTCCCACCATTCTGCTCCTTTTGATGCTAGGTTCTCTGAAGATGCAGCTCAATAG